Proteins encoded within one genomic window of Kibdelosporangium phytohabitans:
- a CDS encoding MbtH family protein yields the protein MTETERYAVVVNDEEQYSIWRADQPLPPGWRGEGVSGTKQECLAHIDEVWTDMRPRSLRERMTTA from the coding sequence ATGACGGAGACCGAGCGCTACGCGGTCGTGGTGAACGACGAGGAGCAGTACTCGATCTGGCGCGCCGACCAGCCGCTGCCCCCGGGATGGCGTGGTGAAGGCGTGTCGGGCACGAAGCAGGAATGCCTGGCCCACATCGACGAGGTCTGGACCGACATGCGTCCCCGCAGCCTCCGCGAACGCATGACCACGGCCTGA
- a CDS encoding aldo/keto reductase — MINRKLGNQGLSVSAIGLGCMGMSQDYGPADDTESVAVLQRAIDLGVTMIDTSMSYGAGHNEELVGRAVAGRREEVVLATKFGIARERRGDPPGLDAKPANIRRYCENSLSRLGTDHIDLYYLHRVDPEVPVEDSVGAMAELVAEGKVRYLGISETGPDQLKRAAATHPISAAQYEWSLFWRELEDDIVPLARELGVGLVAFSPLGRGFLTGKLNIGSLTGDDDRLPDQRFHGEHLTTNESRLAELTRLAGAHGATPGQLALAWLLAQGDDVTAIPGTRSKDRLAENAAAADVALSASDLAELEAVIGRSAWSGERFSYAVPRTVRA, encoded by the coding sequence GTGATCAACCGGAAACTGGGCAACCAGGGACTGTCGGTCTCGGCGATCGGGCTGGGGTGCATGGGCATGTCCCAGGACTACGGCCCGGCCGACGACACCGAGTCGGTCGCGGTGCTCCAGCGGGCGATCGACCTCGGTGTCACGATGATCGACACCTCGATGAGCTACGGCGCCGGGCACAACGAGGAACTCGTCGGCCGTGCCGTCGCCGGGCGCCGCGAGGAAGTCGTGCTGGCCACGAAGTTCGGCATCGCCCGCGAGAGGCGCGGTGACCCGCCTGGGCTGGACGCCAAGCCCGCGAACATCCGCCGTTACTGCGAGAACTCGTTGTCGCGGCTGGGCACCGACCACATCGACCTGTACTACCTGCACCGGGTCGACCCCGAGGTGCCGGTGGAGGACAGCGTCGGCGCGATGGCCGAACTGGTGGCCGAGGGGAAGGTCCGCTACCTCGGGATCTCCGAGACCGGGCCGGACCAGCTCAAGCGCGCCGCGGCCACGCACCCGATCAGCGCCGCGCAGTACGAGTGGTCGCTGTTCTGGCGCGAACTGGAGGACGACATCGTCCCGCTGGCCCGTGAACTCGGTGTCGGCCTGGTCGCGTTCAGCCCGCTCGGCCGGGGATTCCTGACCGGGAAGCTGAACATCGGCTCGCTCACCGGCGACGACGACCGGCTGCCGGACCAGCGCTTCCACGGCGAGCACCTGACCACCAACGAGTCGCGGCTCGCCGAACTCACCCGCCTGGCCGGCGCACACGGCGCGACACCCGGCCAGCTCGCGCTGGCGTGGCTGCTGGCCCAGGGCGACGACGTCACGGCGATCCCCGGCACCCGCAGCAAGGACAGGCTGGCGGAGAACGCCGCGGCGGCCGACGTGGCACTGTCCGCGTCGGACCTGGCCGAACTGGAAGCCGTGATCGGCCGATCAGCCTGGTCGGGCGAGCGGTTCTCCTACGCCGTCCCGCGCACGGTGCGGGCCTAG